One genomic segment of Rivularia sp. PCC 7116 includes these proteins:
- the ctpB gene encoding carboxyl-terminal processing protease CtpB produces the protein MKQSAKRHSRLRSAFIGGAITTTAAISVFGPVWCREVKAALQDSPKAIVDQVWQLVNREYVDGSFNNQNWQTARKTLLSKNYTSREQAYTAVRQALKRLGDPYTRFMNPREYQALTSQTSGEVSGIGIRMEINPRTQLLTVVEALENSPALKAGIKEGDVILAIDGKSTKNMKIEDASKLIRGKVGTSINLRLGRLTQRAFDVKLTRATIEVPTVRYTLKTEGNRKVGYIRLREFSAHAAEQMQRAISKLNASNVDGFVLDLRGNPGGLLNASIEIARMWLDEGAIVRTEDRKGGSELTKANSTALTNRPLVVLVDGNSASASEILTGALKDNKRATVIGSKTFGKALVQSVHELADGSGVAITIAHYYTPEGTDINKKGITPDIEMDLTASQQRQLASNPRLLGTNKDPHYSRALSILSNNYFASPGQNQFSRKPSQLPRR, from the coding sequence ATGAAACAATCAGCGAAACGTCACTCGCGGCTGCGATCGGCTTTTATTGGTGGAGCGATAACCACTACAGCAGCAATATCTGTATTTGGTCCAGTTTGGTGTCGTGAAGTAAAAGCTGCTCTACAGGATAGTCCGAAAGCGATTGTTGACCAGGTATGGCAATTAGTTAATCGCGAATATGTAGACGGATCTTTTAACAACCAAAACTGGCAAACCGCAAGAAAAACTTTATTAAGCAAAAATTATACTTCTCGGGAGCAGGCTTATACTGCGGTTCGTCAAGCTTTGAAAAGATTGGGCGATCCATACACTCGTTTTATGAACCCCAGAGAATATCAAGCTCTTACTTCCCAAACTTCTGGAGAAGTTTCGGGAATTGGTATTCGTATGGAAATAAATCCCAGAACACAGCTTTTAACGGTTGTTGAAGCATTAGAAAATTCTCCTGCACTCAAAGCAGGAATAAAAGAAGGCGATGTGATTTTAGCTATTGACGGTAAATCCACTAAAAACATGAAAATAGAGGATGCCTCAAAGCTGATTCGAGGTAAGGTGGGTACCTCCATTAATTTGCGTTTGGGAAGATTAACTCAAAGAGCATTTGATGTCAAGCTAACACGAGCGACTATTGAAGTTCCAACCGTGCGTTACACCCTTAAAACAGAAGGTAATCGCAAAGTTGGCTATATACGCTTGCGAGAATTTAGCGCTCATGCAGCAGAACAAATGCAGCGAGCTATTAGTAAACTGAATGCAAGTAATGTTGACGGTTTCGTTTTAGACTTGCGAGGAAATCCCGGTGGTTTGTTAAATGCAAGCATCGAGATAGCTCGGATGTGGCTTGATGAAGGTGCAATAGTCCGCACGGAAGATCGCAAAGGTGGAAGTGAGTTAACAAAAGCCAACAGCACCGCATTGACAAATCGTCCGTTGGTAGTATTAGTAGATGGCAACTCCGCTAGTGCGAGTGAAATCCTTACAGGCGCACTTAAAGATAACAAGCGAGCAACCGTAATTGGCTCCAAAACCTTCGGAAAAGCATTAGTACAATCAGTTCACGAACTAGCAGATGGCTCTGGTGTTGCCATTACTATTGCTCATTACTATACTCCGGAGGGAACTGATATCAATAAAAAGGGAATTACACCTGATATAGAGATGGATTTGACAGCATCCCAACAGCGTCAGCTTGCTTCCAATCCAAGATTATTAGGAACAAATAAAGACCCTCACTATTCCCGTGCATTGTCGATTTTATCCAACAACTACTTTGCATCTCCTGGGCAAAATCAATTTTCTCGCAAACCTTCGCAGCTTCCTAGACGTTAA
- a CDS encoding glycosyltransferase family 2 protein, producing MNHESSQTTATNTFKPEVSVVVPIYNGTADLPELINCLLAQTYPKDRVEYLLVDNNSSDDTSELLKLALENCPIKIRALSESEIQSSYAARNTGIREAVGEIIAFTDADCRPLPEWLEELVKPFINTNIVIVAGEITALPSSNLLEKYADKQETLSQKHTLANKFCAYGQTANLAIRRLALEKAGLFRPYLTTGGDADICWRILQLEIGSLEFAPKAIVQHRHRTTLKELKSQWQRYGRSNSYLHELHDIELMREISQYECYYRLLRWLVKEVPKTTLKALLGKASFLDLANTPIGLFTARARYLGQQKAKLPPQAKKIEWL from the coding sequence ATGAATCACGAGTCATCTCAGACAACCGCTACCAATACCTTCAAACCGGAGGTGTCGGTGGTGGTTCCTATTTATAACGGTACGGCAGATTTACCAGAATTAATTAACTGTCTATTGGCTCAAACCTACCCCAAAGATAGGGTAGAGTATTTGTTAGTAGACAATAACAGTAGCGATGATACTTCTGAATTATTAAAACTAGCCTTAGAAAATTGCCCAATTAAAATTCGTGCTTTGAGCGAAAGCGAAATTCAAAGTTCTTATGCTGCACGCAATACTGGTATTCGCGAAGCTGTGGGCGAAATAATTGCTTTTACCGACGCTGATTGTCGTCCTTTACCAGAGTGGTTAGAAGAATTAGTTAAACCTTTTATCAATACAAATATAGTTATAGTCGCCGGTGAGATTACGGCTTTGCCAAGTAGTAATCTATTGGAAAAATATGCAGATAAGCAAGAAACATTATCGCAAAAGCATACATTAGCGAATAAATTTTGTGCTTACGGACAAACTGCCAATTTAGCAATTCGTCGCTTAGCGCTAGAGAAGGCAGGATTATTTCGTCCCTATTTAACAACCGGAGGCGATGCCGATATATGTTGGCGAATTTTGCAACTCGAAATTGGAAGTTTAGAATTTGCCCCCAAAGCGATTGTCCAGCATCGCCATAGAACAACATTAAAAGAATTAAAGAGTCAGTGGCAGCGTTATGGACGTTCTAATAGCTATCTCCACGAACTGCACGATATAGAATTGATGCGGGAGATAAGCCAGTATGAGTGTTATTATCGCCTGTTGCGTTGGTTAGTAAAAGAAGTGCCTAAAACAACTTTAAAAGCATTACTAGGTAAAGCGAGCTTCTTAGACTTAGCTAATACACCAATTGGCTTGTTTACGGCTAGAGCGCGTTATTTAGGACAGCAGAAAGCAAAATTACCTCCTCAAGCCAAGAAAATTGAGTGGCTCTGA
- a CDS encoding response regulator transcription factor produces the protein MTAQLLLVDDEPGLREAVKDYLEASNFNVQVASNANDAWEWMQQNIPDLVISDIMMPQVDGYEFLKRLRDDTRFKTLPVIFLTAKGMTGDRIQGYQAGVDAYLPKPFDPDELVAIVENLIARRAAKTSSTVEEGETPDLAELASQMARIEALLTQKNAITQTSAPFNIDLTPREQSVLNLVAEGLMNKEIARRLDTSVRNVEKYVSRLFSKTGTNSRTELVRFALEHGLAN, from the coding sequence ATGACAGCACAACTGTTACTGGTAGATGATGAACCCGGATTGCGCGAAGCCGTAAAAGATTACTTAGAAGCTAGTAATTTTAACGTTCAAGTTGCCAGTAACGCCAATGATGCTTGGGAATGGATGCAGCAAAATATACCCGATCTAGTTATATCCGATATTATGATGCCTCAAGTCGATGGCTATGAATTTCTCAAGCGGCTCCGAGATGATACTCGTTTTAAAACATTACCAGTCATATTTTTAACCGCAAAAGGAATGACTGGCGATCGCATCCAAGGTTATCAAGCCGGTGTTGATGCCTATTTACCTAAACCTTTCGATCCTGATGAGTTAGTGGCGATTGTAGAAAACTTAATTGCTCGTCGGGCTGCCAAAACTAGTTCGACTGTCGAGGAAGGGGAAACACCAGATTTAGCCGAACTAGCATCTCAGATGGCTCGAATTGAAGCTCTGCTAACTCAGAAAAATGCGATTACTCAAACCAGCGCACCCTTCAATATTGACTTGACTCCCAGAGAACAAAGCGTTTTAAATCTGGTTGCTGAAGGATTAATGAACAAAGAAATTGCTCGTCGCTTAGATACAAGCGTTCGTAACGTGGAAAAATACGTCAGTCGCTTGTTTAGCAAAACCGGAACCAATAGCCGTACTGAACTAGTTCGATTTGCTTTGGAGCACGGTTTGGCTAACTGA
- a CDS encoding Npun_R1517 family heterocyst differentiation transcriptional regulator produces the protein MNSKALPRQVNNPEVGVYECEINLKFRLIEEKSLLRDREQLLHVLLDALAEGSDDFLEMLQQVVKVHQTTELKASPQMRRQLMRLRNSNEMNQ, from the coding sequence ATGAACTCGAAAGCATTACCACGTCAGGTAAACAATCCAGAAGTAGGCGTTTATGAGTGCGAAATCAATCTCAAGTTCCGACTGATTGAGGAAAAGAGTTTATTGCGCGATCGCGAACAATTACTACACGTTCTCTTAGATGCTTTAGCAGAAGGTTCTGACGACTTTCTAGAGATGTTGCAGCAGGTTGTAAAGGTTCACCAGACTACAGAGTTAAAAGCCTCACCGCAAATGCGTCGTCAGCTAATGCGGTTGCGTAACTCTAACGAAATGAACCAATAG
- a CDS encoding NAD(P)H-quinone oxidoreductase subunit M, giving the protein MDNQMLLKSTTRHIRIFAAEVEDGELVPSNQVLTLDIDPDNEFTWSEDTLQLVYRKFDELVEANSGEDLTDYNLRRIGSDLEHFVRSLLQLGSISYNISARVSNYSMGLPQVVESESN; this is encoded by the coding sequence ATGGATAACCAGATGCTGCTCAAATCAACAACCCGCCATATCCGTATTTTTGCGGCAGAAGTTGAGGATGGCGAATTGGTTCCTAGCAATCAGGTCTTGACCTTAGATATCGATCCAGATAATGAATTTACTTGGAGCGAAGATACTCTACAGCTTGTGTATCGTAAATTTGACGAGTTAGTCGAAGCTAATAGTGGTGAAGACCTAACAGACTATAATTTGCGTCGCATCGGGTCAGATTTAGAGCATTTCGTGCGTTCGCTTTTACAACTTGGCTCAATTAGCTACAACATATCCGCACGAGTCAGCAACTATAGTATGGGACTTCCCCAAGTCGTAGAGTCCGAAAGCAATTAA
- a CDS encoding protein phosphatase 2C domain-containing protein: protein MENDAATLYCPNELCQAANPLTHKFCQRCSTPLPKRYLWAVADNSIVGNSGELLQERYLIIEHNVLLDTKPGILPQMPEQQKLDDIKSYLRLIPYRLHVPQVYGMLSVNTGNTSEEILILEKPPLVLNELPTKVQLCGELTDAWKGANSLRQLNWLWQIAQLWQPLASVGVASSLLAKKLLRAEGSIVRLLELSSDRESKPSLLALGKFWQQELLPKAQSTIRNFMGEVCRLLVEEQIHSSEQLIAVLDNGLTSLGKCSKIDIRVFALTDTGPSRQRNEDSCYPQSGTTVSKPPSKSALTIVCDGIGGHEGGDIASKTAIETIEQSLTQLASLPKDRIHPAVLLADLERAAAIANDKISQLNDSENRQGRQRMGTTVVMALPLGHEMYISHVGDSRAYLITQNNCHQVTLDDDVASREVRLGYAVYRDAVAQAASGSLVQALGMNASSALHPTAQRFILDEDCVFLLCSDGLSDFDRVEQYWEAEILPLLKNSSDVVSVTKQLLEIANNQNGHDNVTIASMHCQTKYSEPKSALETTLADISSISVTDSSHLAPVRQNLPNQKTQVITKKANIKGFNLPLILGIIALLTIAGGSLGYFWRQGIIRSKSEPREVAQTENIPPKIAEPTFETNSQRIAQIDKGWLISAKAKLNLSKSTLPPADNNSSARRQPLPIFAPPASLLQVVQKQQISSSQDYWLQIKVCSVGDVEAAINSATATTGSRTLLKPGEQVWLNSSQLTPSNVSISNPANKTSQCTQAETLAPKIEDSSTSVPVEDSLIPSQPSIPSKPDSLSGSTTLPQTGNSTDSKTR from the coding sequence ATGGAAAATGACGCGGCAACGCTCTACTGTCCAAACGAACTTTGTCAAGCTGCTAACCCACTTACCCACAAGTTTTGCCAGAGATGCTCCACGCCCTTACCCAAACGTTATCTTTGGGCAGTGGCGGATAATTCTATTGTGGGTAATTCTGGGGAATTGTTACAAGAGCGTTATTTAATTATTGAGCATAATGTTTTATTAGACACAAAACCAGGCATTTTGCCACAAATGCCAGAACAACAAAAATTAGATGATATAAAATCTTATCTAAGATTAATTCCCTATCGGTTACACGTTCCTCAAGTTTACGGAATGCTGTCTGTTAATACTGGGAATACCTCTGAAGAAATACTAATTTTAGAAAAGCCCCCGCTTGTTCTCAATGAATTACCAACGAAGGTGCAGCTATGTGGCGAATTAACAGATGCTTGGAAGGGCGCAAACTCTTTGCGACAACTTAATTGGTTATGGCAAATAGCTCAATTATGGCAGCCTCTTGCAAGTGTTGGTGTTGCTTCTAGCTTGCTGGCAAAAAAATTACTTCGAGCGGAAGGTTCAATAGTACGTTTATTAGAATTGAGTTCGGATCGCGAATCAAAACCAAGTTTGTTGGCTCTCGGAAAATTTTGGCAGCAAGAGTTGCTTCCAAAAGCACAATCGACAATTCGCAATTTCATGGGTGAAGTTTGTCGTTTATTAGTAGAAGAGCAAATACATTCAAGCGAACAGTTGATTGCCGTTTTAGATAACGGATTAACTAGTTTGGGCAAATGTAGCAAAATTGACATTAGAGTATTTGCACTTACAGATACCGGTCCGTCGCGTCAACGAAATGAAGATTCTTGTTATCCCCAAAGCGGTACTACTGTTTCTAAACCGCCATCAAAGTCAGCGTTGACTATTGTGTGTGACGGTATTGGCGGACATGAAGGGGGAGATATCGCTTCTAAAACGGCAATTGAGACAATTGAGCAGTCTTTAACCCAATTAGCCTCTTTGCCAAAGGATCGTATCCATCCTGCTGTATTGCTCGCTGATTTAGAACGAGCTGCTGCGATTGCTAACGATAAAATTAGCCAGCTTAACGATAGTGAAAATCGTCAAGGACGGCAACGCATGGGAACGACTGTGGTAATGGCATTACCTCTAGGTCATGAAATGTATATTTCTCATGTCGGGGATAGCAGAGCTTACTTAATTACGCAAAACAATTGCCATCAAGTAACTCTTGACGATGATGTAGCTTCGCGAGAAGTACGGCTGGGCTATGCAGTTTATCGAGATGCTGTAGCACAAGCTGCTTCTGGTTCGTTGGTACAAGCATTGGGGATGAATGCGAGTAGTGCTTTACACCCGACAGCACAACGATTTATCCTTGATGAAGACTGCGTTTTTCTACTATGTTCGGATGGTCTCAGTGATTTTGACCGTGTAGAACAATACTGGGAAGCAGAAATATTACCGTTACTTAAAAATAGTAGTGATGTAGTAAGCGTTACTAAGCAATTGTTAGAGATTGCTAACAATCAAAACGGTCATGACAATGTGACAATCGCTTCCATGCATTGCCAGACTAAATATTCTGAGCCAAAGTCAGCATTAGAGACAACTCTTGCCGATATTTCCTCAATTTCTGTGACGGATTCTTCGCATTTAGCTCCAGTAAGACAGAATCTCCCCAACCAAAAAACTCAGGTAATTACTAAAAAAGCTAATATTAAAGGCTTTAATTTACCCCTAATATTGGGAATCATTGCTTTACTCACCATAGCTGGGGGTAGTTTAGGATACTTTTGGAGACAAGGTATAATTCGCAGCAAATCCGAACCAAGAGAAGTCGCGCAAACAGAAAATATACCCCCGAAGATAGCAGAGCCGACTTTTGAGACTAATTCTCAGAGAATTGCTCAAATCGACAAAGGCTGGTTAATTAGTGCCAAAGCAAAATTAAATCTTAGTAAAAGCACTTTGCCACCTGCCGATAATAATTCATCTGCTCGACGACAACCCTTACCAATTTTTGCGCCACCTGCTAGTTTGTTACAAGTCGTGCAAAAACAGCAGATTTCATCATCACAAGATTACTGGTTACAGATTAAGGTATGCTCGGTTGGAGATGTTGAGGCAGCGATAAATTCTGCGACTGCCACTACCGGCAGCAGAACATTACTCAAGCCAGGGGAACAAGTATGGCTTAATAGCTCGCAACTTACACCATCTAATGTCTCAATTTCCAATCCCGCAAACAAAACAAGTCAATGTACTCAGGCAGAGACTTTAGCTCCAAAGATTGAAGATTCTTCAACTTCAGTACCGGTAGAAGATTCTCTAATCCCTAGCCAGCCCTCAATTCCATCAAAACCCGATAGTCTTTCTGGCTCTACTACATTACCCCAAACGGGTAACAGCACTGATTCCAAAACTCGATAA
- a CDS encoding CHAT domain-containing protein, protein MPSLNLAIARLVHTGTENFAIWVVNAPYPSGYVLHDCLWSEELNQAWIEWQQMFAGHSRLDISPSNKSKPLQLNSLSPTSGKKTSYSSRLMQYMGVNLWRWVFEGEILGSLERSRGIAMGQHTRLRFRLEIREPDLIALPWEIMQREPGQPAMSLSQHLLFSRTTSQVEPLSSSRTDQALNILLVLGEDENLQLEEEASILQQTLSGGNSIGSSSAGYAPCLVNTLVKPTPQQLISELETRTYNVFFYAGHGLPGPDGGFLFLQNDMTFNGMELAQALTRSDVKLAVFNACWGAQPFSDKNKAIAHSSLAEVLIRQGVPAVLGMRDEITDEESHSFIQTFALALRTRKPIDEAVAEGRKRLLTIYHFNQPAWTLPVLYLHPHFDGELLKSFDEGATEIPTTFIPGSANVSLRSLQVGGRSYLLKPGVTRIGRTKENDIVIREPSVSKRHAEILRRNNLNGDIQVQTYYLQDLSTYGTTWVLRSGGWEQIYRREVPLESGMHLKFGSTKSQTWEFRIEN, encoded by the coding sequence ATGCCATCCCTTAACCTGGCGATCGCCCGTCTCGTTCACACTGGCACTGAAAATTTCGCCATTTGGGTGGTGAATGCCCCCTATCCCAGTGGTTATGTTCTACATGATTGCTTGTGGTCAGAAGAATTAAATCAAGCTTGGATAGAATGGCAGCAAATGTTTGCCGGACATTCTCGCTTAGACATATCGCCAAGCAATAAGTCGAAACCACTCCAATTAAATTCTCTATCACCCACTTCTGGCAAAAAAACCAGTTACAGCAGCCGTTTGATGCAATATATGGGAGTGAATTTATGGCGTTGGGTATTTGAAGGAGAAATTCTGGGCAGTTTGGAACGCAGTCGTGGCATAGCTATGGGTCAGCATACACGCTTGCGTTTTCGACTGGAAATCCGCGAACCAGATTTAATTGCCCTTCCTTGGGAAATTATGCAACGCGAACCAGGACAACCGGCAATGTCGCTTTCCCAACATTTATTATTTAGCCGCACTACTTCGCAAGTTGAACCCTTGTCTTCTTCACGAACCGATCAGGCTCTTAATATCTTATTGGTCTTAGGAGAAGATGAAAATCTACAGTTAGAAGAAGAAGCAAGCATTCTTCAACAGACTCTTTCTGGGGGAAATTCTATAGGTAGTAGTTCTGCCGGATACGCTCCTTGCTTGGTAAATACCCTGGTAAAACCAACTCCACAACAGCTAATTTCTGAATTAGAAACTCGGACATACAACGTATTCTTCTACGCCGGTCATGGCTTGCCAGGACCTGACGGGGGGTTTCTATTTTTACAAAATGATATGACCTTTAACGGCATGGAATTAGCTCAAGCTTTAACGCGCAGTGACGTAAAGCTAGCAGTTTTTAATGCTTGTTGGGGAGCGCAACCTTTCTCCGATAAAAATAAAGCTATTGCTCATAGCAGTTTGGCTGAAGTTCTTATACGCCAAGGTGTTCCAGCGGTTCTGGGAATGCGCGACGAAATCACTGATGAAGAAAGTCACAGCTTTATTCAAACTTTTGCTTTGGCTTTACGCACCCGCAAACCTATTGACGAAGCAGTTGCCGAAGGTAGAAAAAGATTACTAACTATTTATCATTTCAACCAACCAGCTTGGACTCTACCAGTTCTTTACCTACACCCTCACTTTGATGGGGAATTGCTTAAAAGCTTTGACGAAGGTGCTACAGAAATACCAACAACTTTTATTCCTGGTAGTGCAAATGTTTCCCTACGTTCTCTACAAGTAGGAGGTAGAAGTTATTTACTCAAACCGGGCGTTACTCGCATTGGTCGCACAAAAGAAAATGATATCGTAATCAGAGAACCTTCGGTTTCAAAGCGTCACGCTGAAATCCTACGTCGTAATAATCTCAACGGCGATATTCAGGTACAAACTTATTATTTACAAGATTTGTCTACCTATGGCACCACTTGGGTTTTACGCTCCGGCGGCTGGGAGCAAATTTACCGACGGGAAGTACCTTTAGAATCGGGAATGCATCTAAAGTTTGGCAGCACTAAAAGTCAAACCTGGGAATTTCGTATAGAGAATTAG
- a CDS encoding PrsW family glutamic-type intramembrane protease, producing MTGKNARQNAFLRLVSGKESETRSVRQRYSLIPTSEAVIGRDPHCQVVLDALKYRMVSRRHAVIRPLSLSPDGEISWILCDLNSANGTYLNGKRLQECQQVFPGDRITLGYDGPQLIFSRETVEHRTTISADIPLAGTTNSHKYSKSDSVSFTQLFPIVSTGKDLTSKAYLIPGILTVIFVVLMFATVGKPEANQVIVAVYIAFAAYYFIYQLCGKHKPWWLLLTVALSTALILVSPILDLFLFVFREVLPGRLPTGQEPITFTELLVRMFFGAGLMEELLKILPVVCIYLIGLKLSSPWKERVGVWEPLDGILLGAASAVGFTLLETLGQYVPEATQSAAIQLGTETGQLVGLQLLIPRILGSVAGHMAYSGYLGYFIGLAVLKPKLGGQILLVGYLSASALHALWNTTGANNALLLVIVGVLSYAFLMAAILKARALSPNREQNFATRFFGNK from the coding sequence ATGACAGGCAAAAACGCGAGACAGAATGCATTTCTGCGGCTAGTGTCTGGTAAAGAATCAGAAACACGATCGGTTCGTCAACGCTACTCGCTAATTCCAACCTCAGAGGCAGTAATTGGACGCGATCCTCACTGTCAAGTTGTATTGGATGCATTAAAGTATCGCATGGTATCTCGCCGTCATGCGGTAATTCGCCCTTTAAGTTTATCTCCTGATGGTGAAATCAGTTGGATACTTTGCGATTTAAATAGTGCTAACGGTACTTATCTGAATGGAAAACGCTTGCAGGAATGTCAGCAAGTTTTTCCAGGCGATCGCATCACTTTAGGTTACGATGGACCTCAATTAATCTTTAGCCGCGAAACAGTTGAACATAGAACCACAATTTCTGCCGATATACCGCTTGCTGGCACTACAAATTCCCACAAATATTCCAAATCAGATTCGGTTAGCTTTACTCAATTATTTCCGATAGTTTCCACAGGCAAAGACTTAACTAGTAAAGCCTATTTAATACCTGGAATTTTAACAGTCATCTTTGTAGTACTAATGTTTGCTACGGTAGGAAAACCGGAAGCAAATCAAGTTATAGTTGCTGTTTATATTGCTTTTGCTGCTTACTATTTTATTTATCAGTTATGTGGAAAGCATAAGCCTTGGTGGCTTTTACTGACTGTAGCTTTATCTACAGCTTTAATTTTAGTTAGCCCCATCCTGGATTTATTTCTTTTTGTATTTCGTGAAGTTTTACCCGGTAGATTACCTACTGGACAAGAACCAATCACTTTTACAGAATTGCTAGTGCGGATGTTTTTCGGTGCTGGCTTAATGGAAGAACTACTTAAAATATTGCCAGTTGTTTGTATATATCTTATCGGTTTAAAATTATCTTCACCTTGGAAAGAGCGGGTTGGAGTTTGGGAACCATTAGACGGCATCCTACTTGGTGCGGCTTCTGCTGTAGGTTTTACATTATTAGAAACTCTAGGTCAGTATGTGCCTGAAGCTACTCAGAGTGCTGCGATTCAATTGGGAACGGAGACAGGGCAATTAGTAGGTTTACAGTTACTAATTCCTCGAATATTAGGTTCTGTGGCAGGACATATGGCTTACAGTGGATACCTTGGGTATTTTATCGGTTTAGCCGTACTTAAACCAAAATTAGGAGGACAAATTTTATTAGTTGGTTATCTTAGCGCATCAGCACTTCATGCCTTATGGAATACAACTGGCGCTAACAACGCGCTACTTTTAGTTATCGTAGGTGTATTATCTTATGCTTTTTTAATGGCTGCAATTCTTAAAGCACGAGCGCTTTCACCCAATCGCGAGCAAAATTTCGCCACACGTTTTTTTGGGAACAAGTAA
- a CDS encoding DJ-1/PfpI family protein, whose protein sequence is MAAQKILMIVGDYVEDYEVMVPFQALQMVGHTVDAVCPDKKNGDKIRTAIHDFEGDQTYSEKPGHNFTLNADFATVNEKNYHALVIPGGRAPEYIRLNKRVLEITEYFARTNKPIAAICHGLQVLAAANVLHGKTCTAYPACSPDVISAGGKYVDVSASEVVVDGNLVTAPAWPAHPYWLAEFLKVLGTKIEHPVMAPTV, encoded by the coding sequence ATGGCAGCGCAGAAAATTTTGATGATTGTTGGAGACTATGTTGAAGATTATGAAGTCATGGTTCCCTTCCAAGCTTTACAAATGGTTGGACATACTGTTGATGCTGTATGTCCCGATAAAAAAAATGGTGACAAAATCAGAACAGCTATCCATGATTTTGAAGGAGATCAAACCTACAGCGAAAAACCCGGTCATAATTTTACTTTAAATGCTGATTTTGCCACAGTAAACGAAAAAAACTATCATGCCCTAGTTATTCCTGGAGGTAGGGCACCGGAATATATCCGTCTGAATAAAAGAGTATTAGAAATCACTGAGTATTTTGCTCGAACAAATAAACCGATTGCTGCAATTTGTCATGGTTTGCAAGTTTTAGCCGCTGCTAATGTATTGCATGGCAAAACCTGTACTGCATACCCAGCCTGTAGCCCCGATGTAATTAGTGCTGGTGGAAAATACGTAGACGTGAGTGCATCGGAAGTAGTAGTTGATGGTAACTTAGTAACTGCACCAGCATGGCCAGCCCATCCTTATTGGTTAGCGGAATTTCTAAAAGTACTCGGTACTAAAATAGAGCATCCCGTAATGGCTCCAACCGTATAA
- a CDS encoding anthranilate phosphoribosyltransferase family protein, protein MSNLFRDLLKKIGSGQHTSHNLTRTEAGLATKMMLLGEATPAQIGGFLIAHRIKRPTSEELAGMLDAYEELGPKLQAIPTEKPTIVFGIPYDGRTRTAPVSPLTALLLACCGQNVIMHGGDRLPTKYGLPLVEIWQSLGVDWTKLELSKTQHVLEKTGIGFVYPPMHFPLIKSIWEYRDQIGKRPPFASMELIWCPYAGDAHIVTGFVHPPTEERFQATLSHMGITNFTTVKGLEGSCDLPQDRTAIIGLGNGTKTIERLLLVPREYGLTTKNIPLNSTQELISEMKSVLAGSQSELMQTALWNSGFYLFRCGICADMSEGLAKAQELFSCGVVLDKLRELQQAINSIQ, encoded by the coding sequence ATGAGCAATTTATTTAGAGATTTACTTAAGAAAATAGGTAGCGGTCAACATACTTCACATAATTTAACTCGTACTGAGGCAGGATTAGCAACTAAAATGATGTTGTTGGGGGAAGCAACACCAGCACAAATTGGTGGTTTTTTGATTGCACACCGCATTAAACGACCTACTAGCGAAGAATTAGCGGGAATGTTGGATGCTTACGAAGAACTAGGACCAAAATTACAAGCAATTCCTACCGAGAAACCCACTATCGTTTTTGGCATTCCTTACGATGGCAGAACCCGCACTGCACCAGTTAGTCCGTTAACAGCTTTGTTATTAGCCTGTTGCGGTCAAAATGTCATCATGCACGGTGGCGATCGCCTTCCGACAAAGTACGGACTTCCTTTAGTAGAAATTTGGCAAAGTTTGGGTGTTGATTGGACAAAGTTAGAGTTATCCAAAACCCAGCACGTTTTAGAGAAAACGGGGATTGGCTTCGTTTACCCACCAATGCATTTTCCTTTAATAAAAAGTATTTGGGAATACCGCGATCAAATCGGCAAACGTCCGCCCTTTGCTTCAATGGAATTAATTTGGTGCCCTTATGCAGGAGATGCTCATATAGTTACTGGGTTTGTTCACCCACCAACTGAGGAAAGGTTTCAAGCAACTTTGTCTCATATGGGAATCACTAATTTCACTACAGTTAAAGGTTTGGAAGGTAGTTGCGATTTACCACAAGATCGTACTGCGATTATAGGTTTAGGAAATGGAACTAAAACTATCGAGAGATTGCTTTTAGTTCCTCGCGAATATGGTTTGACTACGAAAAATATACCTTTGAATAGTACCCAAGAGTTAATATCGGAGATGAAATCAGTTTTAGCTGGTTCGCAATCCGAATTGATGCAAACAGCATTATGGAATAGCGGATTTTATCTATTTCGTTGCGGAATTTGTGCTGATATGTCTGAAGGTTTAGCCAAAGCTCAAGAACTTTTTAGCTGTGGGGTAGTTTTAGATAAACTTCGAGAATTGCAGCAGGCTATTAACTCTATACAATAA